The Rosa rugosa chromosome 1, drRosRugo1.1, whole genome shotgun sequence genomic sequence TAGGATTTGCATCAAATATTTACTAGCATATCGAAGCCATGTATATAGCTAGAAAACCAAATCAGGCAGGCAGACCACAATAAAACTCAAGGAACAACATTTGAATAGTAGGACTAGAGCTTCATAACATTCTCATAGTATTACATAACCTATACATGACTATAGTAGAATACTTTAAATCCAGGACAGACCAAGCTTGGCCACAAACAGAAGATAGAATAGTACTGGCTCAAAATCTCACattatcatcatcttcatcttcatccaaAGCACTGATCAGTTGGGAGGGGTCCTGGAATGGAGCCCTGCTGAACAAACTGGATCCCAAACACGACCAAAATGGCAAGCAAAGACAAGTAAGACAGACCCTCAACAGCACCAAGCAACCCAAATGGTCCATTGGGCAGACCCGAGCCTGTTTTGGTCTTGGTGTACAAAGACCAACCCACTATTCCCAGCACAGCTAGGTAGCTGACACCTTCAAGTGCACCGATGGATCCACCGGGTCCGGGAGGCAGGCCACACCCGGTGGTCTTGAGAGTGTAGAGGGACCAACCAATCACCGGGTTGGAGACTAAGCCGCCAGCTATGGCTATTTTCTCTATGGTGGTGCTGCTGGTTTCTTCGCTGGTTTGCTTGGCCATGGATAAGACCTTGAGTTGGGTTTGAAATCTGGTTGTGTTTGTTCTAAATGTGAGACCATTTGCTGGGTGTGACAATAGAGGAGTGGATGCTGGTGTAAGAAGCAACATTTTTGAGGTTAGAGAGATGCAAAGAGTCTGAGAGGGAGCTGCTGGTTAGCCTAGTTTGCTGAACTCACTCTGCTCTTTAATACCTTATCCAACAAAGCCATTGGTCACATACTGGTTTGATATATTTACCAAACACCCAGGGATGCGACTCAATTTAAGACCAACAAGGATTTTATCTAATTGTAGTTGCATGATGTGAATTCAGACTGAAATTTATTCTCAACATGTCATCTCACGTGAGATTTGAGTTGAGAGATGTTGAGTGAACGTCAACTGATTATG encodes the following:
- the LOC133727264 gene encoding uncharacterized protein LOC133727264 — its product is MLLLTPASTPLLSHPANGLTFRTNTTRFQTQLKVLSMAKQTSEETSSTTIEKIAIAGGLVSNPVIGWSLYTLKTTGCGLPPGPGGSIGALEGVSYLAVLGIVGWSLYTKTKTGSGLPNGPFGLLGAVEGLSYLSLLAILVVFGIQFVQQGSIPGPLPTDQCFG